Genomic window (Arachis hypogaea cultivar Tifrunner chromosome 13, arahy.Tifrunner.gnm2.J5K5, whole genome shotgun sequence):
GTCGAAGCCTTTAGGGAGTTTTGCTTTCAAGATTCTTTCAGTGAAAGGAGTGGCTCCCATTATCACGTGGTCACTTCTTGTGCGTTTGGCCTCTTGATGTCGTCGGTCGTTGTCCGTTTCATGTTGATGAGCCGGGTTGCGTGGGACGCTGCGATCATACCTTTTGCTGTGTCGTCGTTCAGGCATCCTGTCGTGTCTGTGGTCATGGCAGATGCTGCGATTGTATCTCTTGGTATGTCGCCGTTCTGGTGATCCGCCGTGCCTGGTTTTATGGCGAGATCTTGATCTAGAGGTTGCGTGACTTCCTTTTTTTTTCGGCGTTGTGCTTTTCTTTGGGTGTAACTCGGCCTTTGAGGTCTTGCACCCTGAGGCACAGCTCTTGGATTATCTGGACCGCCTTCTCTCCTAGGCCGTCGGGTGGCCGAGCTTCAGTGGGAGGACGGTTGTCCTCTCTTGGTTGTTGCTGGGTTGGGGTTGGTTGGCGATGTGCCACGCTTATTATCCTCCCGTGGGTGGGAGGAGTGTTATCTTAGAGTTCGGGACTTGGGGTGTTGGGTGGAGAATTGCTCCTCGAGGTTCTCCGTCATGCCGCCACGATTTGGCTGTCCCCCGCATCTATGCAAGAACCTTGAGAACTTTCTTGATCTCTTAGCTCCTGAGAGGTCTGAGCTTGGCCAAGGTGGTAGCGTTTAAGGAGGTCGTTCATGATGAGCTTCCTTATGAATTTTCAGTAAGGTCCAAAGGGGGATCATAGCGACAGAGTTGTCATAGGTGAGGCGACGGATGGCAGAGGTTTGGAACCTGGTGTTGAAGGAGGTGACCTCGTGGGTTTGGAGGAAGAGCTTGAAGAGTTCAAAAGAAGAAGCAACAACGGTGGGCATGGAGCCAAAATAAAGGGATAAGATGGGGCCATGGCGCTTGGAGGGACGGATGAGGGAGTGGTGAATGAGAGGGTCCAAGAGGTGGAGGTGTCCCACTAAAGGGAGGTGAGACTTTGGTCTCGGAGATTTGGAATTTCACCGTTGGAATAGGGCGGGGGTGCATAAAGAGTGTTATCACTAAGAAGGTGATTGCAAGTCGAAGAAACATtgttcctttgggatttcgccgttggagtagggcgaaggtATGTTATCACTGCAAATGTGATGCAAGTTAAGaaaacattattcctttgggatttcgccgttggagtagggcgagAGTGTGTTATCactgcaaaggtgatgcaagttaaggaaacattattcctttgggatttcgccaTTGGAGTTTCGCCGTTGGAATAGGGCGAAGGTGTGTTATCactgcaaaggtgatgcaagttaaggaaacattattcctttgggatttcgccgttggagtagggcgagAGTGTGTTATCactgcaaaggtgatgcaagttaagaaAACATTATTCCTTTTTGCTCTCAGTTACACGCAAGAAATCTGAGTTTGATGATTGCTCTTCTGGGTTATCCGCCATGCCGCCACAACGCTGcaaagtccccacagacggcgccaatgtacaagatgtctctagtacgggttgagagatggatcgagaacttgcgggttgaagcagatgccggatcacttgcctggagcaatggggggtggtacctgcaaagacactccgacgctcaagtcaaaaTGGATCCAAGAGGtagaaggtgtgaggaatgaatgaatacctggagggacctagatcctctatttataggtgatgatgaatatcttatcttatcttatcttatttggctaagataagagagacgtttgaattatcttatcttatcttatcttatttggctaagataagggagacgtttgaattcgaaagttggttaggagctctagtGGGCTGGTTCCGGGCCTTCTGAAAGGGCGAAGCGGGTCGGACCCTGGTAACCCGGTTCGGGGACCGTTCTGGGTGTAGGATCCGTGGGCCGAATCCGTAACATTGGTAATTGGTGAAATAGCGAACAAGTTTTAAGACATATCTCTATGGAATGgtaaatacaaaagaaaattaagaaaataatgatATATGGAATTTCCAAATTAGTACTATAGGAAGTATTCGGTGAATGAGCAGATATGTATTCATCCTACTTTGCACACATGCACACAATAACGCCCATGACAAATATTCAATACTAAACTACATCATCCTGCTATTTACATAAACTATTATTTTGAGTAAACACTCAAATTAATCCCTCCAACAAATTTCAAATTGAATATTTTAGTCCCCAACAAGTTTTTATTCATTAGAAGTCCTCAAGAATTACTTCCGATAGACAAATTGATCACTTGGTCGCTTTCAATTGATTTTTTAATACATGTCCTTGATAAATAAGTTACTGAAAATTTTGTTATAAGACAATTAGatctctaaaaaattattataagacaAATTAGTCCATTCAGAACAACGGAAATACTAATTTGTCTAACGGGAGTAATTGTCGAGGACTTCTttctaaagaaaaagataaattgtTAAGGAGCAGAATCTCTGATTTGAAATTCCTTGTGGACGAATTTGAGTATTTATTAtctttcattttcacttattgTACCGGGAAAGAGCCATTTTCCCAGAGCTGCCTGCGGCCTCTATCAGAGCCAAGTACTCGGTTATGGCTTCCCCTTCTATGTTCACTTCAATGTCATAGTCAGCCAGTGCATCAGTCTTCACTATAACTGCAGATAGCTCGTCTTCCATCTCCACATCTCGCTCTTCTGCTTTGCTGAGATCCGACGGATCTTCCACATCATTAATTTGCTCTAGCATTTCAGAAACGTTATGTGGTAAAGGCGCAGATGAACTTGCACTGCCATCAGGAGCAGCAGTTTGAATTGCTTCAGCCGCATGGTCAGCCTCAGGCAGTGCCGTCAGTCTTTGGATTACTTCTTCTAAAGTGCCACCGACCTCGAAGGCAGCAACCACTGCAAACACGAAACAGTATCAGAATCCAGCATAACCAGGTTAACCTGAGCATATCGTCGTTTGTTATATCTAAACTTAACTTCTGTACCTCTTGATCTTTCAAAACCCATGTGCACAATTTTTTCAATTTGAGTTTCCGTTGCTTGTTTCTGTCTCTTCCTTTTCCTCGACTCAATATGAACCTTCATGTTGGGGAGAGTCAGCAGAAATATTGGTTTCAGGTTATGCAGAAAATGGTCAAaacataatactaataataacctGCAAAGCAGAATTAGTTTCCGGATTTGTCAAATCATCCAATGCCTTCTGAGTGTCATTTTCATTTCTTCGAAGGGCTTCAGCAGCGAGCTCCTTGTCAAACCTGTCAGATTTAGAAGCAACAACTTAAATTTAACTAGTATATTATAAGAGTTTTTCTAACCAAGCATTTTTATAGTAATAGTCTAAGATTATTTAGCTAGTCAATAACAACAGATGCCGCCCCATGAATAAATTGTGTAACTATTGTGGGCTAGGATCTCATAACTCAGATCCTCAAGCCAACATGACATTAATAGCTTATCAATGGCAACCTCTTTCCATAAGCTCTATAGACGGCAAATAGAATCTATATTGGAAGACAGACATCGTCTCCAATCACGGAACACTTGGATAAAATCTTTATATTTCTCCATGAAGATCAGAAATGAACTCTTATTAAAGTAAACAGAAACAACACAACAGCCAACAGAACTAAAGGAATTTCCTTGAATTAATACTCCGAAAAACATGATTAAAAAGCTCACCAATtcagggaaaaaaagaaaaaaatgacagAGATATAGCTGGAATTAGGTAACAAGCTAGAGCAGAGTGTATGCTCTCTGCTGCCCAGATCCCAATCCTTTCCTATAACTGAAATAACTGAATTATGACTAAGTGTCCTTGTTAAGTATCTAAAGAAAGTGGGAAACTACACCTTAAAAGCTAGCTAATAAAGGAGAAAAACTACAACATCCAGCATCCCATACTACCGACTTTGAGCACCCCATACTACCCAAGTCCACGGCAGCTTCACTCTATCGACACTGACCCAATGGTAGCCACTTTGCTACCGGTTATCAGTATTCGGTATTCACCTTAATCCAGTCTATAGGTAGTCCTTTCCGTGGCGCCAACAACCACGCTCTGATATCATTGTTAAGTATCTAAGAAAAGTAGGAAACCATAGCTTAAAAGCTAGCTGATAAGGGGAAAGAACCACTATCCTTATATAAAACATCAAGCATCACATACTACCCGATGTGGGACTTTGAGCACCCCATAATACCCAAGTCCGTAACAGTCCTCCTATAAGGGTAAGTCAGATCTGTCCCACTAAGATTCAATTCATGTTATTCACTGCTGCAGTccccttttcttttatttcatttttctctATACATTTTCCTCCTATAATCATTGCTAAATCATTGGGATATGCTCCCTATACAACCACAATGACTATAAATTAAGCAACTAGAGGAGGTACCTAATCCTTTTACGTTGTATTTTATGCAATCCCCTAACCATTGGTAAGCACATCACTCCCCACTTATCACTGGTACAGAGTGAATCTAGTTGATTTTACGCCCTGTCGATATTCAGTCATATCCACACCTTAAAATACTTGTTCAGAACAAAATTATCAAAGGGTACATAGCAGCTGCGGATACGTTCTTGCATTACCTGCCAACTTTTTTAGCGTAAATTACAGAGATGTAACTTACCAGTCACAGTTTACCAAATAACACTGCCAACAATAGAAAaccaaaatcaataaataaagcTCACCCAATAGAGACCAATTCCTTCAATCTCTCTAGATCAACAGCTTTCTTCAAGGGTGTCATCCCATACCGCTTTTGCTCCCTGGCAGAGAAAAATATTAACAAACATATAAATACCACTAAATATAGCAATCAATAAACATTAAGTGACACCTACCTAATTTCAGTTCTTCTCCGGATATCTTCCTCCTGTTTCTGCAATTTCTTCGTTGTCTCCTCAGCAAGGAAATCAATGGCACTCCCCACATCTTGATTGTTCATTCGCAATGCTCTCTTTGCATCACGTTCTTTATAGCCCATGCTCATAAGAAATGATAAGGCTTCATCTGGGACTTGCAGCTGGAATAAAACAGAACATTGTTTACAAGGGGAGAATAAAGGAAAAAAACTAGCAATCTATTTAGCTAGACTATTTGTTCATTTTCCGCTTATTTGAAAGGGAAAAAAGAGTGGCAAGAAGGTATGGACAAGAAAATAGAAAGGGCTATATTTAATCATTTTCAaaagtataaaagagaattaTGATCAATATTATCTGGTATCCAGAAAGTTTAAATTTAGAAGCAGAATTCTTTATCCTACAGAAGCTTGCGCTCAGCTGATCTTTATTATTTTATGCCACATGCATTAGCAACCAACCAGCATGGTGATCAATCAAGAATACGAAAGAAAATAAGTAAATATGAGTAAAAATGTTGAATTATTTTCCATATCATAATTTATGTCAAAATGCTATAGCAGTTGGACAAACCTGGTTAAATTTTGCTTTTGCAGAATCTAATGCTTTTCTTGATTTGTCCAACTGGCCACTATGATATGTGACCACCCCTTCAAGCAGCTCCAGTCTCAAATGTCTATGTAGACTTAAATAAGTAAATCTCATTACAAGTTTACGAAATTAGGCACCAAAATAATCTACTTGAAGTTGAGGATTAGAAATTATTTGGGAAATTCTACTAAATATTAGTTGAACAATATACACAGACAACTCACAATGCTAATTCTGGATAGCGCCCTCCTTGTAATAGTCTGAGGCGGAAAGAATCCTTCCCATGAGCACGTTCAATTCCCACCCTAGCCATTTCAAGACGCTTTCCTGCATCTGAGAGCCATCTGATGTCTCGTATCATAAAGTAGCACCACACCATGTCTATTTGCAGAATTGGAACATTGTCAATAAGCTGAGTGgacaaaaacagaaataatttcAAATTAGGTATTAAAGCACATACGGgaaaatatattaaaagaaaCGAACAGCAATTAATTAAGTTTCTCCAATCTCAGAGAAGCAGAAGGGACCTAGCAATTAAGTTAAATATACGAAACACCttaatgatcattagtgttttCCCATTTGCACTGTGTAGAATAAGCACGCACTCCATATGAAATAGAAGTTAGATGGGGAATGTTTTAGGTGAGTTAAAATTGCTTTGCTCCAAATCAAAAGCAGCTCTACCTATTCGATGTTATCCTACTTGATTGAAAGCCTCGTTgtaaaataaatgttttcaacAAACTCTTTAAGTGGGAAAAAGCTACTCCAATGTCAATTAGTTTGggaaaaaccaaaaacaaaaaggaaTCACAACTAAACAACGAAGTAAAATGACTATTAAAAAAAAGGCAGCCTGGTGCACAAGCGTCCCGCATTAACACAGGGTCCGGAGAAGGGTCGCACCCAAAGGGTGTCATGAAGTAAAATGACTATAAcaatataaaatcaaaatatagcaTCACTTGGCTCAAATTAATAACTGATAACTGAATACATTCATATTCCCAAATGTGGAAATATAAATTTGATCACTCACCTCAATAACTTTTGGATCACAAAGTGAGAATGACTCCtgcaaaagaaaataaggattgaaCTTTGGAATTTACTGTATTTTGGGGGGGACAGAAAATGAAACAATCAAACAATGGTGATCAAGCACACTACTAGCATTATTCGGCTTCAGAACTGTGTCTATTTAAAACCATATTTGCAACAATATACAGGTCTTGCTGAAATAGAGGAATATCATCAGGAACTGACCTCTCCCATGCTAAGCACTTCTAGCGCATCTTTGTAATTTCCCTGTTTAATAAGACGTTTTCCCTTTGCATGAAGCATCAATCCCATCATTACTGCCCTGCCAAATGACAGTTTGAGACTCACTTCAACAGTGGAAACAAAATATAGGCATTAAAACCCTAATATTCAAACAATTCCATCCATAAAGAATGACAATATAAAAGGGTAAATACCTTTGATCAGTCTCAGAACCTAGACGTACTTTCTTGCCACTTTGATCCTCAACTTCTATGTTGAAATCTTCAACAGGTAGTGAACCATCTGCATGTCTTTCCGCTAATGCAGTTGCAGCTGCCCTGTTTGCATCAAAGACAAAAAAGCTTCAGATAGAATACTGATGCAAACAAGTAACCAAtatgataaacaaataaattaagtCTTTGGATTTTCTCAACAAAATGCCTAGACTGGGAAAGGGGTGCTGGAGAACATAGGCTTCCCATTGTTCGTGAATCATTAGGCCTCATGGATCAAATTGAAAACATCCCAGCAATACATTgcataagattaaaattataaaagaaagaaGGTTGCAACGGTTTATCTACTGCGAAGCAGAAATGTCTTCTCTAATATATCATCaatgatttcttttctttttaaataaattattttaacccTTTCTTTGAGCTCAGCTAGGATGAAGGTCAAAGTCCAGTCTTAGAACATATCCAGCAATTAGAAGCTTATCTTTATCCTGAAATAGAGCAATTGGATCGACCCAACCGCAATACTATTCTTAATTTCTTATACAGACAACGTAAGTTACCTTCCTACTAATACTTAGAACTTTGTTCCTTGATTATTCCCAAAACCAAGCACCATGAAACATCCCAGAATacaaattatttgaaaatttaaCCCTCATTAATCAAATACAAAGACAGCAACTGTCAAAGATTCTCATGGTACAAAAACACAAGTAACAAGAGTTCAagtttttccttctttttatctttttctttttttcttgtttttaattaaaacagATATAACACATAATTATACTGTCTTATACATTTCTCTGCACTATGTGCAAAAGAATGACTGAGGTAATAACATTAGAAATGAAGCATTGTTCATAAAGTTTATCAAGGCCTCTCAATCCAAATTTCTTAATTTGCAACCATTTAATAATCTTGCATATAGATATCATTTTTGAACAAAACCTCTCTTCCGCAGACTATGTGGTTAAAGTTACATGATATAATATCTAATTGGAATTACATATTTACATATAACATATTACGAGACGGAAAGACCAAGAGTTTCCTAAGTGAGATTTCCTAGAAAGTGAAGAGGGATTTTGTAAACATGGAGGTTCCAAACAACGGGGTTCTCTTGGGCTAGAGCAATTGTGCCCCCACTCTCCACTGATGTTTACTCCAGATATGACTTCTGTAGTTCTCTACCGGCGATAGGTGCGCAAAATTTCTCTGGGTTTGTTGAAGGATTCATGAATCCTGGCGAACCCTTTACTAAGAGTGACAAATCTAAAGAGCTGTTCCACGGGGTATGACCTAAACATTTAAATTATTAGTCTTCCTCTAACCTTAATTTAAACAACATTTTCAGCACAACCTTCGCCTAACCCTGTGAATTTTGGCTTTGTCCCCTTCATGTGCCTCCTTTGTCAGAGGCCAAGTACACATCACCGAAGAAACCTCCGACCTAAAGCCACCCAATCCGCTGGGCTCAAGTAGTACCAATAAGTCAATAACAATGGGTGTCAAACGCTTTTACACCCACAAGATAGAGATTTCCCCTTCAGGTTGAAACCTAATCTGGTCTTCACTAGTCATCAACCTAGTTGAAAATCCCTCATAATCGCGAATTACAAAAATTCTCGTAGACTATCTAATTAGAAAAATTCTTAGCTTATACAGAAGGGTGCGCAGTTCCTAGGAGTCTAACGACTTCAAtcaagaaaatcaaataattgcACAGCTTCTAAACCTAACAAACAATGAAAATCAAGAAGACACGATTGCGAGGTACCTGACCCGGGAAAGCCTGCGAGAGCGTTCTTCCTCGGCCATGATCTCCTGCCTGAGCAAATTGCCTTCCTGAGGTGAGACACGAGAGGCGAGGATCTTGGAATTGTTCTTAACGCCCACCTGAGCCAAGTTTCCATTTCCGCCGTGTCCGCCGGTGGCGTCATCGTCCTTGAGGATTTTGCCGGCGCATAT
Coding sequences:
- the LOC112732303 gene encoding uncharacterized protein isoform X4 gives rise to the protein MAKLKIGGTWAGVLEDVDLDSWTVPKLREEVARRSNCSPDSISLICAGKILKDDDATGGHGGNGNLAQVGVKNNSKILASRVSPQEGNLLRQEIMAEEERSRRLSRVRAAATALAERHADGSLPVEDFNIEVEDQSGKKVRLGSETDQRAVMMGLMLHAKGKRLIKQGNYKDALEVLSMGELIDNVPILQIDMVWCYFMIRDIRWLSDAGKRLEMARVGIERAHGKDSFRLRLLQGGRYPELALHLRLELLEGVVTYHSGQLDKSRKALDSAKAKFNQLQVPDEALSFLMSMGYKERDAKRALRMNNQDVGSAIDFLAEETTKKLQKQEEDIRRRTEIREQKRYGMTPLKKAVDLERLKELVSIGFDKELAAEALRRNENDTQKALDDLTNPETNSALQVHIESRKRKRQKQATETQIEKIVHMGFERSRVVAAFEVGGTLEEVIQRLTALPEADHAAEAIQTAAPDGSASSSAPLPHNVSEMLEQINDVEDPSDLSKAEERDVEMEDELSAVIVKTDALADYDIEVNIEGEAITEYLALIEAAGSSGKMALSRYNK
- the LOC112732303 gene encoding uncharacterized protein isoform X3, with the translated sequence MAKLKIGGTWAGVLEDVDLDSWTVPKLREEVARRSNCSPDSISLICAGKILKDDDATGGHGGNGNLAQVGVKNNSKILASRVSPQEGNLLRQEIMAEEERSRRLSRVRAAATALAERHADGSLPVEDFNIEVEDQSGKKVRLGSETDQRAVMMGLMLHAKGKRLIKQGNYKDALEVLSMGELIDNVPILQIDMVWCYFMIRDIRWLSDAGKRLEMARVGIERAHGKDSFRLRLLQGGRYPELAFLHRHLRLELLEGVVTYHSGQLDKSRKALDSAKAKFNQLQVPDEALSFLMSMGYKERDAKRALRMNNQDVGSAIDFLAEETTKKLQKQEEDIRRRTEIREQKRYGMTPLKKAVDLERLKELVSIGFDKELAAEALRRNENDTQKALDDLTNPETNSALQVHIESRKRKRQKQATETQIEKIVHMGFERSRVVAAFEVGGTLEEVIQRLTALPEADHAAEAIQTAAPDGSASSSAPLPHNVSEMLEQINDVEDPSDLSKAEERDVEMEDELSAVIVKTDALADYDIEVNIEGEAITEYLALIEAAGSSGKMALSRYNK
- the LOC112732303 gene encoding uncharacterized protein isoform X2 yields the protein MAKLKIGGTWAGVLEDVDLDSWTVPKLREEVARRSNCSPDSISLICAGKILKDDDATGGHGGNGNLAQVGVKNNSKILASRVSPQEGNLLRQEIMAEEERSRRLSRVRAAATALAERHADGSLPVEDFNIEVEDQSGKKVRLGSETDQRAVMMGLMLHAKGKRLIKQGNYKDALEVLSMGEESFSLCDPKVIELIDNVPILQIDMVWCYFMIRDIRWLSDAGKRLEMARVGIERAHGKDSFRLRLLQGGRYPELALHLRLELLEGVVTYHSGQLDKSRKALDSAKAKFNQLQVPDEALSFLMSMGYKERDAKRALRMNNQDVGSAIDFLAEETTKKLQKQEEDIRRRTEIREQKRYGMTPLKKAVDLERLKELVSIGFDKELAAEALRRNENDTQKALDDLTNPETNSALQVHIESRKRKRQKQATETQIEKIVHMGFERSRVVAAFEVGGTLEEVIQRLTALPEADHAAEAIQTAAPDGSASSSAPLPHNVSEMLEQINDVEDPSDLSKAEERDVEMEDELSAVIVKTDALADYDIEVNIEGEAITEYLALIEAAGSSGKMALSRYNK
- the LOC112732303 gene encoding uncharacterized protein isoform X1 → MAKLKIGGTWAGVLEDVDLDSWTVPKLREEVARRSNCSPDSISLICAGKILKDDDATGGHGGNGNLAQVGVKNNSKILASRVSPQEGNLLRQEIMAEEERSRRLSRVRAAATALAERHADGSLPVEDFNIEVEDQSGKKVRLGSETDQRAVMMGLMLHAKGKRLIKQGNYKDALEVLSMGEESFSLCDPKVIELIDNVPILQIDMVWCYFMIRDIRWLSDAGKRLEMARVGIERAHGKDSFRLRLLQGGRYPELAFLHRHLRLELLEGVVTYHSGQLDKSRKALDSAKAKFNQLQVPDEALSFLMSMGYKERDAKRALRMNNQDVGSAIDFLAEETTKKLQKQEEDIRRRTEIREQKRYGMTPLKKAVDLERLKELVSIGFDKELAAEALRRNENDTQKALDDLTNPETNSALQVHIESRKRKRQKQATETQIEKIVHMGFERSRVVAAFEVGGTLEEVIQRLTALPEADHAAEAIQTAAPDGSASSSAPLPHNVSEMLEQINDVEDPSDLSKAEERDVEMEDELSAVIVKTDALADYDIEVNIEGEAITEYLALIEAAGSSGKMALSRYNK
- the LOC112732303 gene encoding uncharacterized protein isoform X5; protein product: MTPPADTAEMETWLRWALRTIPRSSPLVSHLRKAICSGRRSWPRKNALAGFPGAAATALAERHADGSLPVEDFNIEVEDQSGKKVRLGSETDQRAVMMGLMLHAKGKRLIKQGNYKDALEVLSMGEESFSLCDPKVIELIDNVPILQIDMVWCYFMIRDIRWLSDAGKRLEMARVGIERAHGKDSFRLRLLQGGRYPELAFLHRHLRLELLEGVVTYHSGQLDKSRKALDSAKAKFNQLQVPDEALSFLMSMGYKERDAKRALRMNNQDVGSAIDFLAEETTKKLQKQEEDIRRRTEIREQKRYGMTPLKKAVDLERLKELVSIGFDKELAAEALRRNENDTQKALDDLTNPETNSALQVHIESRKRKRQKQATETQIEKIVHMGFERSRVVAAFEVGGTLEEVIQRLTALPEADHAAEAIQTAAPDGSASSSAPLPHNVSEMLEQINDVEDPSDLSKAEERDVEMEDELSAVIVKTDALADYDIEVNIEGEAITEYLALIEAAGSSGKMALSRYNK